From the genome of Pukyongia salina, one region includes:
- a CDS encoding formimidoylglutamase → MIEFLSPVSKQVLAHREILPEGVLGKQIKIHSKEGSLPAMDKAGFALLGVLENRNDVDYIGTEVDLDAFRKSLYALYPGNWNREIVDLGDIKKGDTVEDTYFAVRTVVEALLKNKIIPIILGGSQDCAYAQYRAYDNSGSMVNMVNVDSNFDLGDAEKPISNKSYVGKIIVDKPYNLFNYSALGYQSYFNAPEEISLMDKLYFDAYRLGEITADVTLVEPIMRDADIVMLDVSAIKSAELSYKNNRSPNGFDGREICAIARYAGISNRVSSFGVYELKDYKDAESGAMLVAQILWYFIEGVNFRIADEDFSNENEYTTYKVPIDDDILVFKKSIKTGRWWIELPFISNVNNKLKRRTLLPCTYGEYLGATNQEIPERWFKARRKNEV, encoded by the coding sequence ATGATAGAGTTTCTTTCACCTGTCTCCAAGCAGGTTTTAGCACACCGCGAAATATTACCGGAGGGTGTCCTTGGAAAACAAATAAAGATACATTCTAAAGAAGGATCGCTACCGGCCATGGATAAGGCTGGGTTTGCACTACTGGGAGTACTTGAGAACCGTAATGATGTAGATTATATTGGTACCGAGGTAGACCTGGATGCTTTCCGAAAGTCGTTATATGCTTTATATCCCGGAAATTGGAACCGCGAGATCGTTGATCTTGGGGATATTAAGAAGGGAGATACCGTGGAGGACACCTATTTTGCAGTTCGAACCGTGGTAGAAGCCTTGCTGAAAAACAAGATCATACCTATAATATTGGGTGGCAGCCAGGATTGTGCTTACGCACAGTACCGCGCCTACGATAATAGCGGAAGTATGGTGAATATGGTGAATGTAGATAGCAATTTCGATCTTGGAGATGCCGAAAAGCCTATATCCAATAAATCTTATGTTGGTAAGATCATTGTAGATAAGCCTTACAATCTATTCAATTACAGCGCTCTGGGGTACCAGAGCTATTTTAATGCGCCGGAAGAGATATCTTTGATGGACAAGTTGTACTTCGATGCGTACAGATTGGGAGAGATAACTGCCGATGTTACCTTGGTAGAGCCTATCATGCGAGATGCAGATATAGTTATGCTGGATGTCTCTGCAATAAAAAGTGCCGAATTGAGTTATAAGAACAACAGGAGCCCCAATGGTTTCGACGGTAGAGAGATCTGCGCGATAGCCAGGTATGCCGGTATCAGTAACCGAGTTAGTTCGTTTGGAGTATATGAACTAAAGGATTATAAGGACGCTGAGAGTGGTGCTATGCTGGTTGCACAGATACTGTGGTATTTTATTGAAGGAGTGAATTTCCGGATTGCTGACGAGGATTTTAGCAATGAGAATGAATATACCACATATAAAGTCCCTATCGACGACGATATTCTCGTGTTTAAAAAGAGCATAAAAACAGGAAGATGGTGGATAGAATTGCCATTTATTTCAAATGTTAATAATAAATTAAAAAGAAGAACGTTATTACCTTGCACTTATGGCGAATATTTAGGTGCGACAAATCAGGAAATTCCTGAAAGGTGGTTTAAAGCCCGCCGAAAGAATGAGGTATAA
- the porK gene encoding T9SS ring complex lipoprotein PorK/GldK, protein MKKLIALTAIIAFLFSCNSGDRGELVGAKGKKWYPQKPYGMTLIPGGSFIMGKSDDDFVAVNDAPTKTVTVRSFYMDETEITNSEYRQFVNWVRDSTVRLKLAILADEVGATPGDGGIGEFAFVDQENEEMTPYEQYMYDNYYGMGEDFYAGRKINNDVDLIWDTSEYPDEYYSEVMDTMYIPAEESYNGQRTIDVSKLKFQYTYMDIQAAARAKGKSRKDFIKKEEIQIYPDTTVWIKDFNYSYNEPMHNDYFWHEAYGDYPVVGVNWKQAKAFCAWRTLYKNSYQKSRRRNHVNSFRLPGEAEWEYAARGGLESATFPWGGPYAKNDRGCFLANFKPLRGDYAADQALYTVEADAYEPNDYNLYNMAGNVSEWVASSYDPASYNYTSTMNPNVNDDENMRKVVRGGSWKDVAYFLQVSTRDYEYADSARSYIGFRTVQDYMGTDVVLNQNFGDAR, encoded by the coding sequence ATGAAGAAGCTAATTGCATTAACTGCGATCATTGCCTTTTTATTCAGTTGTAACTCCGGTGATAGGGGTGAGCTCGTTGGAGCAAAAGGCAAGAAATGGTACCCTCAAAAACCTTACGGTATGACCCTTATCCCTGGTGGCTCTTTCATCATGGGTAAATCTGATGATGATTTTGTAGCGGTAAATGATGCACCAACCAAAACCGTAACTGTACGTTCATTCTATATGGACGAGACAGAGATTACCAATTCTGAGTACAGACAATTTGTTAATTGGGTTCGTGATTCCACGGTACGCCTAAAGTTGGCTATTTTGGCTGACGAGGTAGGTGCCACACCCGGTGATGGAGGAATAGGTGAATTTGCCTTTGTGGATCAGGAAAACGAAGAAATGACTCCCTACGAGCAGTATATGTATGATAACTACTACGGAATGGGAGAGGATTTCTACGCCGGAAGAAAGATCAATAATGACGTAGATCTGATCTGGGATACCAGTGAATATCCCGATGAATACTATTCGGAGGTAATGGATACTATGTATATTCCTGCCGAAGAGTCTTATAATGGACAGCGGACTATAGATGTTAGTAAACTGAAATTCCAATATACCTATATGGATATTCAGGCAGCTGCACGAGCTAAAGGAAAAAGCAGAAAAGATTTTATAAAGAAAGAAGAGATCCAGATCTATCCGGATACCACGGTATGGATCAAGGACTTTAATTACTCATATAATGAGCCTATGCACAATGATTATTTTTGGCATGAGGCTTATGGAGACTATCCTGTAGTAGGAGTTAACTGGAAGCAGGCGAAAGCTTTTTGTGCCTGGAGAACCCTATACAAGAACTCATATCAGAAATCCAGAAGACGTAATCACGTGAATTCGTTCCGTCTTCCGGGTGAAGCAGAATGGGAATACGCTGCACGAGGCGGTCTTGAATCTGCAACTTTCCCATGGGGAGGGCCTTATGCGAAAAATGACAGAGGATGTTTCTTAGCGAACTTTAAGCCTTTACGTGGTGACTATGCCGCAGACCAGGCTTTATATACTGTAGAAGCAGATGCTTATGAACCAAACGATTATAACCTGTACAATATGGCAGGTAACGTTTCGGAATGGGTGGCATCGTCTTACGATCCTGCTTCTTACAATTACACATCTACAATGAACCCCAATGTAAATGACGACGAGAACATGCGTAAAGTAGTACGCGGAGGTTCCTGGAAAGACGTTGCATACTTCTTACAGGTTAGTACCCGTGACTACGAATATGCAGATTCTGCTCGTAGTTATATCGGTTTCAGAACTGTACAGGACTATATGGGTACTGATGTGGTATTGAACCAAAACTTTGGAGACGCCCGATAA
- the porL gene encoding type IX secretion system motor protein PorL/GldL, whose protein sequence is MAQSKSSKKLFNMAYGLGASIVILGALFKILHWELGPLNGGLLLAIGLITEAIIFAISAFEPVEDDLDWSLVYPELAGGKGKGKKEEPQDAQGMLSQKLDEMLKGAKIDSELMSSLGDSIRSFEGAAKSMAPTAEAMNSTKKYSEEMALAAAQMESLNSLYKVQVESTSRQAEVNERVVENAEQLKAQMEHLATNLSSLNGVYGGMLSAMGGKN, encoded by the coding sequence ATGGCACAATCAAAATCATCTAAAAAGTTATTTAACATGGCCTATGGCCTTGGAGCTTCTATCGTTATCCTGGGAGCCTTATTCAAAATCCTTCACTGGGAGCTAGGTCCCCTAAACGGTGGGTTGCTATTGGCGATCGGTCTTATTACCGAGGCGATTATTTTCGCAATCTCAGCCTTTGAGCCGGTAGAGGATGATTTAGACTGGTCTTTGGTATATCCTGAATTAGCAGGAGGCAAAGGCAAAGGAAAGAAAGAAGAGCCACAAGACGCTCAAGGTATGTTGTCTCAGAAATTAGACGAGATGCTTAAAGGTGCTAAGATCGATTCAGAATTAATGAGTAGTCTCGGAGACAGCATCCGTTCTTTTGAAGGTGCTGCCAAGAGTATGGCCCCAACTGCCGAAGCTATGAATTCTACTAAGAAGTATAGCGAAGAAATGGCATTAGCTGCCGCTCAAATGGAATCATTAAACAGTCTTTATAAAGTTCAGGTAGAATCTACCAGCCGTCAGGCAGAAGTGAACGAACGTGTTGTTGAGAATGCAGAACAACTGAAAGCTCAAATGGAGCATCTTGCTACTAACCTGTCTTCGTTAAACGGAGTATATGGAGGTATGCTATCTGCAATGGGAGGTAAAAACTAA
- the porM gene encoding type IX secretion system motor protein PorM/GldM: MAQGNLSPRQKMINLMYLVFIAMLALNMSKEVLSAFGLLNEKITDANVAATERNTAFMESLATKAAEQPEQYAEVKLKADKVSEISDELNTYLEELKTEMMGTLKPEDAEDYEVQDKPDFLDRRFFQGDKLKAEGQEFLDKINTYRTEMLAVLGDSYPDIKSSIESNFNTAPVERRDGKKIDWLNYHYEGFPMVASKTKLTSLQNDIKVTKNELLSKMLAGQQATALSFTQYNTLLEQSKSAFYAGEKFEGGIVLGRKDPNTKPNRVELTLDGRPLTEDQYTIENGKVKLNINAGAAGDHKIEGNLIFLQDGKEVEIPVSSSFATITKPNSAVISADKMNVVYRGVENPMTVSIPGIPDNKVTASGSGLSKVSGSKYVMRPGGGREVVITASGTLPDGQRISTPSTFRIKDIPRPTGTIRGEDGNGGCVRMQRQGLEIASIGAILPDFDFDINLNVTGFKFKVSGQPTVVVNGRKMNEQAKGALRRAKRGETVQIFDITANIANNSGYKLKKISPVCIELTN, from the coding sequence ATGGCACAAGGAAATTTATCCCCGCGGCAAAAGATGATTAACCTGATGTATCTGGTTTTCATCGCAATGCTTGCGCTGAATATGTCCAAGGAGGTATTATCTGCCTTCGGACTTCTTAATGAGAAAATTACCGACGCGAATGTTGCTGCCACAGAGCGTAACACGGCCTTCATGGAAAGCCTTGCTACAAAAGCTGCGGAGCAACCCGAACAATATGCAGAGGTAAAACTGAAAGCTGATAAAGTATCTGAGATTTCAGACGAACTAAATACCTATCTCGAGGAATTGAAAACCGAGATGATGGGAACATTGAAACCTGAAGATGCAGAAGATTACGAAGTACAGGATAAACCTGACTTCCTTGATCGCAGATTCTTTCAGGGTGATAAGTTAAAGGCGGAAGGGCAGGAATTTTTGGATAAGATCAACACGTACCGCACCGAAATGTTAGCAGTACTTGGAGACAGCTATCCTGATATTAAAAGCTCTATCGAATCTAATTTTAACACAGCTCCTGTTGAGCGCCGAGACGGCAAGAAGATCGATTGGTTAAATTATCACTACGAAGGATTCCCGATGGTTGCGTCTAAGACGAAACTAACATCTCTTCAAAATGACATCAAGGTTACCAAGAATGAACTATTGTCGAAAATGCTGGCCGGTCAACAAGCTACCGCCCTGTCGTTTACACAATACAACACCTTGTTAGAGCAATCTAAGTCTGCGTTTTATGCAGGTGAAAAGTTCGAAGGTGGAATTGTACTGGGACGTAAGGATCCAAATACAAAACCAAACCGAGTTGAACTTACACTTGATGGAAGACCGCTTACCGAAGATCAATATACTATCGAGAATGGTAAAGTGAAGCTGAATATCAATGCAGGTGCTGCCGGAGATCACAAGATCGAAGGGAACCTTATCTTCCTTCAGGATGGTAAAGAAGTTGAGATTCCTGTAAGCAGTAGTTTTGCAACCATTACAAAACCTAATTCGGCGGTTATTTCAGCCGATAAGATGAATGTTGTGTATCGTGGTGTTGAAAACCCGATGACTGTATCTATCCCAGGTATTCCAGATAATAAAGTTACCGCTTCAGGTTCTGGATTATCTAAAGTGTCTGGTAGTAAATATGTAATGCGTCCGGGTGGAGGTAGAGAAGTTGTTATCACTGCAAGTGGTACACTTCCCGATGGCCAAAGGATCAGTACACCAAGTACCTTCCGTATTAAAGACATTCCACGTCCAACAGGAACCATTCGTGGTGAGGACGGAAATGGTGGATGTGTACGTATGCAGCGTCAGGGTCTTGAGATCGCAAGTATTGGAGCTATTCTCCCAGACTTCGATTTCGATATCAACCTAAACGTTACAGGATTTAAATTCAAAGTATCCGGACAACCAACGGTTGTTGTTAATGGTCGTAAAATGAACGAGCAGGCCAAAGGAGCTCTTAGAAGAGCAAAACGTGGTGAAACAGTACAGATCTTTGATATTACTGCAAACATCGCTAACAACTCCGGATATAAGCTGAAGAAGATATCTCCGGTTTGTATCGAGTTAACGAACTAA
- the porN gene encoding type IX secretion system ring subunit PorN/GldN yields MSFKNVVLFGLGLLFGTYTATAQLNVLNAKTPEDIGKKTEAQIAYDNDEPLPYGYTDERDVLWSRTVWEIIDLDERVNFPLYYPIDTNNIGAERRSLYDVLVKNIKNGNIEDVYSDSYFTEKRTLKDIEASLIYSDTTDVGIDQYNAEGRVDEEYIRKFTLDAGDVEEWRIRGIWYLDKRQGELKYRLLGICPVANEARSKAFPDDNVDSKVELFWVWFPAAREVLHKAKAFNRRNTSQPISFDHLLNSRRFGGIVYKEDNVQGDRAVNEYINDNALMQLLESDRIKEQIRNIEIDLWNY; encoded by the coding sequence ATGAGCTTTAAAAATGTTGTTTTATTTGGTTTAGGCCTTTTGTTCGGTACGTATACTGCCACGGCGCAGTTGAATGTACTGAATGCCAAAACACCTGAAGATATAGGTAAGAAGACAGAAGCGCAGATTGCCTATGATAATGATGAGCCATTGCCCTATGGTTACACCGATGAGCGTGATGTGTTATGGTCCAGGACTGTTTGGGAGATCATCGATCTTGATGAAAGAGTGAACTTCCCATTGTACTATCCAATCGACACGAACAACATTGGTGCCGAACGTAGATCATTGTACGATGTACTGGTAAAGAATATCAAGAATGGTAACATAGAAGATGTTTATTCAGATTCATATTTTACTGAAAAGCGAACCCTGAAAGATATCGAGGCATCACTAATTTATAGTGATACGACCGATGTTGGTATCGATCAGTACAATGCCGAAGGTAGAGTTGATGAAGAATACATTAGAAAGTTTACTCTTGATGCCGGTGATGTGGAAGAATGGAGAATTCGTGGAATCTGGTACCTTGACAAGCGTCAGGGAGAATTAAAATACAGATTACTGGGTATTTGTCCTGTTGCCAACGAAGCGCGATCTAAAGCTTTCCCCGATGACAATGTCGATAGTAAAGTTGAACTTTTCTGGGTATGGTTCCCTGCAGCACGTGAAGTGCTTCACAAAGCCAAAGCCTTTAACAGAAGGAATACTTCACAACCGATATCATTCGATCATTTGTTGAATTCGAGACGTTTTGGTGGTATTGTCTACAAAGAAGATAATGTTCAGGGAGACAGAGCCGTAAACGAATACATCAACGATAATGCATTGATGCAGTTATTGGAATCAGACAGAATTAAAGAACAAATCAGAAATATCGAGATTGATTTGTGGAACTATTAA
- a CDS encoding NAD(P)/FAD-dependent oxidoreductase gives MRHLDYIIVGCGIAGIAICERLEADSKSFVVFDSGVYSATSVAGGVVNPMVLKRLNPVWKAAQFLNTARPFYEGLQKKLNTNILADQPLLRIFTTAEEQNDWTVASDSPAMEQFLLPEIIKNTNNNIFAPLGYGAVRNSFRIDTTSLLKSYKNDLQSSGNLIGEEFDYNELKETNDGFVYRDISTRYVIFAEGSAVLKNPWFTLDSIIPKKGEYLLIRSRELKCTSTLKGPYFMIPTEDDLYMVGATFAHGDFSYDKTVKGRQTLEEAIQKMVKCPYEVVDQICGMRPTVKDRRPLIGSLNTNGIYFLNGLGTRGLLMAPLLSQWLYQLIENNAALPSEVDIRRFSN, from the coding sequence TTGAGACATCTAGATTATATCATTGTTGGATGCGGCATTGCAGGAATCGCCATTTGCGAGCGTCTTGAGGCCGATTCTAAAAGTTTTGTGGTATTCGATTCTGGTGTTTACAGTGCAACAAGTGTAGCGGGAGGAGTGGTAAATCCCATGGTGCTAAAACGATTAAACCCTGTATGGAAGGCTGCTCAATTCCTTAACACCGCCAGACCATTCTATGAAGGCCTTCAGAAAAAATTAAATACCAACATTCTGGCAGATCAACCATTACTTCGGATCTTTACCACAGCCGAAGAACAGAACGATTGGACAGTAGCCAGTGATTCGCCGGCCATGGAACAATTCCTGTTGCCAGAGATAATAAAAAATACCAATAATAACATATTTGCTCCCTTAGGCTATGGTGCAGTTCGGAACTCGTTTAGAATAGACACTACTTCCCTGCTGAAATCCTACAAGAATGATTTGCAAAGCAGTGGCAATTTGATAGGTGAGGAATTTGATTATAATGAGCTGAAAGAAACTAACGATGGATTCGTTTACAGGGATATAAGTACGAGGTATGTGATCTTTGCAGAAGGGTCGGCTGTGTTGAAGAATCCATGGTTTACACTGGATAGTATTATTCCGAAGAAAGGGGAATACCTGCTAATAAGATCGCGGGAATTGAAATGCACATCAACCCTAAAAGGTCCTTATTTTATGATCCCAACCGAAGACGACCTATACATGGTTGGCGCCACTTTCGCTCATGGGGATTTCAGTTACGACAAAACTGTTAAGGGACGGCAAACCCTCGAAGAAGCCATTCAAAAAATGGTAAAATGCCCGTATGAGGTCGTGGACCAAATCTGTGGAATGCGTCCAACAGTGAAAGATCGCAGACCATTAATAGGTTCGCTGAATACTAATGGAATTTATTTTCTGAATGGCCTTGGTACGCGTGGATTACTTATGGCGCCTCTATTATCCCAATGGTTGTATCAATTAATTGAGAACAACGCAGCCCTCCCCTCTGAAGTGGATATCAGGAGATTTTCGAATTAA
- a CDS encoding DUF983 domain-containing protein has translation MRMKGTKLYSILKGKCPVCHEGDLYKTKNPYLLSDTLKMHENCPHCHTKFKIEPSFFYGAMYVSYAVGVAFAVAAFIISYFFLNLGRLSSFFVITGTLIVFLPVILRLSRNIWINFFFKYDPEKAK, from the coding sequence ATACGCATGAAAGGAACCAAATTATACAGTATTTTAAAAGGAAAATGTCCGGTTTGTCACGAAGGCGACCTGTATAAAACCAAAAATCCGTATTTACTTTCAGATACCTTAAAAATGCATGAAAATTGCCCGCACTGCCACACCAAATTTAAAATCGAACCGTCTTTCTTTTACGGGGCCATGTATGTTAGTTATGCTGTAGGGGTTGCCTTTGCGGTAGCTGCCTTTATTATCTCCTATTTTTTTCTGAACCTAGGAAGGTTAAGTTCCTTTTTTGTGATAACAGGTACCCTTATCGTGTTCTTACCCGTTATTCTTCGGTTGTCCAGGAATATATGGATCAACTTCTTCTTTAAGTACGACCCAGAAAAAGCGAAATAA